The Solanum lycopersicum chromosome 9, SLM_r2.1 genome window below encodes:
- the LOC101246658 gene encoding large ribosomal subunit protein uL23 encodes MAPKADSTKKSDPKAQAVKAAKAVKSGSTFKKKSQKIRTKVTFHRPRTLKKDRSPKYPRVSAPGRNKLDQYAILKYPLTTESAMKKIEDNNTLVFIVDIKADKKKIKAAVKKMYDIQTKKINTLIRPDGTKKAYVRLTPDYDALDVANKIGII; translated from the exons ATGGCTCCTAAAG CTGATTCGACCAAGAAGTCTGACCCTAAGGCTCAAGCCGTTAAGGCTGCCAAGGCTGTCAAGTCAGGATCAACCTTCAAGAAGAAGTCACAGAAGATCAGGACAAAGGTTACATTCCACCGTCCTAGGACTTTGAAGAAGGATAGAAGCCCCAAGTATCCTCGTGTTAGTGCACCTGGAAGGAACAAACTTGATCAATATGCTATTCTAAAGTATCCTCTCACCACCGAGTCTGCAATGAAGAAGATTGAAGACAATAACACCCTTGTTTTCATTGTTGACATCAAAGCTGATAAGAAGAAGATCAAGGCTGCTGTGAAGAAGATGTATGACATTCAGACTAAGAAAATCAATACCTTGATCAG GCCTGATGGAACTAAGAAGGCATATGTGAGGTTGACTCCAGACTATGACGCTTTGGATGTGGCCAACAAAATCGGGATCATCTAA
- the LOC101246955 gene encoding diaminopimelate epimerase, chloroplastic isoform X2 produces the protein MAIAAAITVPLTTPTRRSFSSLSANPNRLSSPFALQSNKLKFVAIQCPSFRVSAVSSMKIEVPENSSSASFLDRKESDFVRFVKYHGLGNDFILVDNRDTTEPKVSPDQAVKLCDRNFGIGADGVIFAMPGVNGTDYTMRIFNSDGSEPEMCGNGIRCLAKFIAELENFHGKKSFTIHTGAGLIVPEIQDDGKVRVDMGEPILKAADVPTKLPPNRDQSVVKSSLDVDGSTWNVTCVSMGNPHCVTFGTAQQDLQVDELKLADIGPKFEHHEMFPARTNTEFVQVFSPTHLKMRVWERGAGETLACGTGACAVVVAAVLEGRAARRCTVDLPGGPLDIEWSEKDNHIYMTGPAEVVFYGSAPL, from the exons ATGGCTATAGCCGCCGCCATTACAGTGCCTCTCACAACCCCAACTCGCCGGtctttttcttccctttctgCTAATCCCAATCGATTATCTTCTCCATTCGCTTTACAATCGAACAAGCTCAAATTCGTGGCCATACAGTGCCCTAGTTTCCGGGTTTCTGCGGTATCATCAATGAAAATCGAAGTTCCGGAGAATAGTTCTTCGGCTTCTTTCCTTGATCGTAAAGAAAGCGACTTTGTTCGCTTTGTCAAGTACCATGGCCTGGGCAACGACTTTATATTG GTTGACAATAGAGATACAACAGAACCTAAGGTCAGTCCTGATCAAGCTGTGAAACTGTGTGATAGAAACTTCGGTATTGGTGCGGATGGGGTAATATTTGCAATGCCGGGAGTCAATGGCACTGATTATACCATGAGAATCTTCAATTCAGACGGAAGTGAGCCAGAG ATGTGTGGTAATGGAATTCGATGCCTTGCCAAATTTATAGCTGAGCTTGAGAATTTCCATGGAAAGAAAAG TTTCACCATACATACAGGGGCTGGACTTATAGTTCCTGAAATCCAAGATGATGGAAAG GTTAGGGTTGACATGGGTGAGCCCATTCTAaaggcagcagatgtgcccacTAAACTACCCCCTAACAGAGATCAATCTGTCGTTAAATCAAGTCTAGATGTAGATGGAAGCACATGGAATGTAACCTGTGTTAGCATGGGGAATCCCCATTGTGTCACTTTTGGTACAGCACAGCAG GACTTGCAAGTAGATGAACTAAAATTAGCAGACATTGGTCCAAAGTTTGAACATCATGAGATGTTTCCTGCTCGCACGAACACAG AATTTGTTCAAGTTTTCTCCCCAACACACCTTAAAATGCGTGTCTGGGAACGTGGTGCAG GCGAGACACTAGCCTGTGGGACAGGAGCTTGTGCCGTAGTTGTTGCAGCAGTTCTTGAGGGTCGTGCTGCAAGG CGTTGTACTGTTGATCTGCCTGGTGGACCACTTGACATTGAGTGGAGTGAGAAAGACAACCATATATACATGACGGGGCCAGCAGAGGTAGTTTTCTACGGGTCAGCTCCTCTTTGA
- the LOC101246955 gene encoding diaminopimelate epimerase, chloroplastic isoform X1 has protein sequence MAIAAAITVPLTTPTRRSFSSLSANPNRLSSPFALQSNKLKFVAIQCPSFRVSAVSSMKIEVPENSSSASFLDRKESDFVRFVKYHGLGNDFILVDNRDTTEPKVSPDQAVKLCDRNFGIGADGVIFAMPGVNGTDYTMRIFNSDGSEPEMCGNGIRCLAKFIAELENFHGKKSFTIHTGAGLIVPEIQDDGKVRVDMGEPILKAADVPTKLPPNRDQSVVKSSLDVDGSTWNVTCVSMGNPHCVTFGTAQQDLQVDELKLADIGPKFEHHEMFPARTNTEFVQVFSPTHLKMRVWERGAGETLACGTGACAVVVAAVLEGRAARQRCTVDLPGGPLDIEWSEKDNHIYMTGPAEVVFYGSAPL, from the exons ATGGCTATAGCCGCCGCCATTACAGTGCCTCTCACAACCCCAACTCGCCGGtctttttcttccctttctgCTAATCCCAATCGATTATCTTCTCCATTCGCTTTACAATCGAACAAGCTCAAATTCGTGGCCATACAGTGCCCTAGTTTCCGGGTTTCTGCGGTATCATCAATGAAAATCGAAGTTCCGGAGAATAGTTCTTCGGCTTCTTTCCTTGATCGTAAAGAAAGCGACTTTGTTCGCTTTGTCAAGTACCATGGCCTGGGCAACGACTTTATATTG GTTGACAATAGAGATACAACAGAACCTAAGGTCAGTCCTGATCAAGCTGTGAAACTGTGTGATAGAAACTTCGGTATTGGTGCGGATGGGGTAATATTTGCAATGCCGGGAGTCAATGGCACTGATTATACCATGAGAATCTTCAATTCAGACGGAAGTGAGCCAGAG ATGTGTGGTAATGGAATTCGATGCCTTGCCAAATTTATAGCTGAGCTTGAGAATTTCCATGGAAAGAAAAG TTTCACCATACATACAGGGGCTGGACTTATAGTTCCTGAAATCCAAGATGATGGAAAG GTTAGGGTTGACATGGGTGAGCCCATTCTAaaggcagcagatgtgcccacTAAACTACCCCCTAACAGAGATCAATCTGTCGTTAAATCAAGTCTAGATGTAGATGGAAGCACATGGAATGTAACCTGTGTTAGCATGGGGAATCCCCATTGTGTCACTTTTGGTACAGCACAGCAG GACTTGCAAGTAGATGAACTAAAATTAGCAGACATTGGTCCAAAGTTTGAACATCATGAGATGTTTCCTGCTCGCACGAACACAG AATTTGTTCAAGTTTTCTCCCCAACACACCTTAAAATGCGTGTCTGGGAACGTGGTGCAG GCGAGACACTAGCCTGTGGGACAGGAGCTTGTGCCGTAGTTGTTGCAGCAGTTCTTGAGGGTCGTGCTGCAAGG CAGCGTTGTACTGTTGATCTGCCTGGTGGACCACTTGACATTGAGTGGAGTGAGAAAGACAACCATATATACATGACGGGGCCAGCAGAGGTAGTTTTCTACGGGTCAGCTCCTCTTTGA
- the LOC104649097 gene encoding pentatricopeptide repeat-containing protein At5g42450, mitochondrial, translating to MIYSRFTRISFLCIRIQRSTFRCFNQIDTNAFQLFDEMPKRDVASATSLISHFAKLNQHKKAMNIFSRMFELNIRPNEFTFGVVIHSSVVLDDPNLGKQFHGVSMKLGLNSNVYVGSALLDLYAKLCSIEEGLFVFEDTHEPNVVSYTTLLCGYLKEQRFDEAMEIFRIIPERNVVTWNAMISGYSKKGCNEEAVNLFIEMLRRGFIPDQSTFPSLLSAAANMAALGKGKSLHACAVKYLGQVGVFVGNSLVSFYAKCGSLEDCLRVFDRLTERNVVTWNALICAHAQNGRGDVAIELFKRMEYMGIKSNSVTLLGLLLACSHVGLVDEAYSYFEQARTRDANLLKSEHYACMVDLLSRSGRFKQAEKFIHDLPFDPGIGFWKALLGGCQVHSNTKLGEYAAEKVLALEPGDVSSYVMLSNAHSAAGRWQSVSIVRNEMREKGLKTVPGCSWVEIKCKIHVFVTGDKRHTNKPEIYELLGYFLQHTMKSQETDFLQEF from the coding sequence ATGATATATTCGCGTTTTACTCGAATATCATTTCTGTGTATAAGAATCCAACGTTCAACTTTTAGATGCTTTAACCAAATTGATACAAATGCATTTCAGTTGTTCGATGAAATGCCTAAACGAGATGTAGCATCGGCAACATCTTTGATTAGCCATTTTGCTAAACTGAATCAACACAAGAAAGCAATGAATATCTTCTCAAGAATGTTTGAGCTGAATATTAGACCGAATGAGTTCACATTTGGTGTTGTAATTCACTCATCTGTTGTTCTTGATGATCCAAATTTAGGAAAGCAATTTCATGGTGTTTCAATGAAACTTGGTCTTAACTCGAATGTTTACGTGGGTAGTGCACTTTTGGATCTTTATGCAAAGCTATGCAGCATTGAAGAAGGTCTGTTTGTTTTTGAGGATACACATGAACCAAATGTGGTTTCGTATACAACTTTATTATGTGGATATCTTAAAGAACAGAGGTTTGATGAAGCAATGGAGATTTTTCGGATAATTCCAGAGAGAAATGTTGTTACTTGGAATGCTATGATTAGTGGTTATAGCAAGAAAGGATGTAACGAAGAGGCTGTTAATCTTTTTATTGAGATGTTGAGACGAGGTTTCATACCTGATCAATCTACGTTCCCTTCTTTGTTAAGTGCAGCTGCAAATATGGCAGCATTGGGTAAGGGAAAAAGTTTGCATGCTTGTGCTGTGAAGTATTTGGGTCAGGTTGGTGTGTTTGTTGGCAATTCACTTGTTAGCTTTTATGCAAAATGTGGGAGTTTAGAGGATTGTCTTCGCGTTTTTGATAGACTTACTGAAAGAAATGTTGTGACTTGGAATGCTTTAATATGTGCTCATGCTCAAAATGGGAGAGGGGATGTAGCGATTGAATTGTTTAAGAGAATGGAGTATATGGGAATTAAGTCAAATAGTGTTACGCTTCTTGGTTTGTTACTGGCGTGTAGTCATGTTGGTCTTGTTGATGAGGCTTATTCATATTTTGAGCAGGCAAGAACTCGGGATGCTAATCTACTGAAATCTGAGCACTATGCATGTATGGTTGACCTGCTATCGCGTTCAGGGAGGTTTAAACAAGCTGAGAAATTCATTCATGATTTGCCTTTTGATCCAGGTATAGGATTTTGGAAGGCATTGTTAGGAGGCTGCCAGGTTCATTCAAACACGAAGCTAGGGGAATACGCTGCTGAAAAGGTATTGGCTTTAGAGCCTGGAGATGTTTCATCATATGTGATGCTTTCGAATGCACATTCTGCTGCTGGAAGATGGCAGAGTGTGTCCATCGTAAGGAATGAAATGAGGGAAAAAGGGTTGAAGACGGTCCCTGGATGTAGTTGGGTTGAAATCAAATGCAAAATTCATGTATTTGTTACTGGAGACAAGAGACATACCAACAAGCCTGAGATTTATGAACTTCTTGGGTACTTCCTCCAGCACACAATGAAGAGCCAAGAAACTGattttcttcaagaattttGA